One Amaranthus tricolor cultivar Red isolate AtriRed21 chromosome 1, ASM2621246v1, whole genome shotgun sequence DNA window includes the following coding sequences:
- the LOC130823885 gene encoding probable tocopherol O-methyltransferase, chloroplastic: MLISSSSSLKLGGYTLNYNATANASRIFSQSYQFSSLHSPFPLVKGSTFHALTGTLRFRTSTIRFVRMAVVEGKDGDMISTGTSRSREELNKGIAELYDESSGIWEDIWGDHMHHGYYHPSQSASITEHRAAQIRMIEEALRFAGFSEESSKKPKNVVDVGCGIGGSSRYIAKKYGATCQGITLSPKQAQRAQALAAAQGLADKVFFQVADALEQPFADGQFDLVWSMESGEHMPDKRKFVTELARVAAPGATIILVTWCHRDLSASETALRPDESELLRKICDAYYLPAWCSAADYVQLLQSLGLQDIKTEDWSQYVAPFWPAVIRSALTWKGVTSLLQSGWKTIKGALAMPLMIKGYKKDLIKFAIITCRKPE; encoded by the exons atgttaattagtagtagtagtagtttaAAATTGGGTGGATATACCCTTAATTATAATGCTACTGCTAATGCTAGTAGAATCTTCAGTCAATCTTACCAATTCTCCTCACTCCATTCCCCATTTCCACTAGTAAAGGGGAGTACCTTTCACGCGCTCACGGGAACCCTCCGTTTTCGCACCAGCACCATCCGTTTCGTGCGAATGGCCGTCGTCGAGGGAAAGGACGGGGATATGATATCGACGGGAACTTCAAGATCGAGAGAAGAATTGAATAAAGGGATAGCAGAGTTGTATGATGAATCTTCAGGGATTTGGGAAGATATTTGGGGTGACCATATGCACCATGGTTATTATCATCCTTCTCAATCTGCTTCTATTACAGAACATCGTGCTGCTCAGATCCGTATGATTGAAGAGGCTCTTCGTTTTGCTGGGTTTTCAG AAGAATCAagtaaaaagccaaaaaatgtAGTAGATGTTGGATGTGGGATAGGGGGAAGCTCAAGATACATAGCGAAAAAGTATGGAGCTACATGTCAAGGAATCACGTTGAGTCCTAAGCAAGCCCAAAGAGCTCAAGCTCTTGCTGCTGCTCAGGGTTTAGCTGATAAG GTTTTCTTTCAAGTAGCAGATGCTTTGGAGCAGCCATTTGCTGATGGACagtttgatttggtttggtCAATGGAAAGTGGTGAACACATGCCTGACAAaagaaag TTCGTCACTGAATTGGCTCGAGTTGCAGCTCCTGGTGCCACAATCATACTAGTGACATGGTGTCATAGGGACCTCTCTGCCTCTGAGACTGCTTTGCGACCAGATGAAAGTGAGCTCTTGCGCAAAATATGTGATGCATATTATCTTCCAGCTTGGTGCTCTGCAGCTGATTATGTGCAGTTGCTTCAATCACTCGGTCTTCAG GACATAAAGACTGAAGATTGGTCTCAGTATGTTGCCCCATTTTGGCCAGCAGTAATTCGCTCAGCATTGACATGGAAAGGGGTGACTTCACTGTTGCAAAGCG GATGGAAAACAATAAAAGGAGCATTAGCAATGCCATTGATGATTAAAGGATACAAGAAAGATCTCATCAAATTTGCAATCATAACATGTCGAAAGCCGGAGTAA